TATGGGGATTATCAGGTACCGCGGCCCAGCAGCTTTTTCAAAATTATGGTGTTCCGATTGGGTGGCTAGTGACAATACGGCTGTTATTCTCGGGTGTAGCATTAATTGCAATAGGTCTGTTAAGTAAAGATAAAGAAAAGGTATGGGCGATTTGGAAAGATCGAAAGACACGACTCCAGTTATTACTATTTGGAATTCTTGGATTGTTAGGAGTCCAGTATACATATTTCGCTTCGATCGAAACAGGAAACTCTGCGGTTGCTACATTACTTCAATACTTAGCTCCGATATTTATAACTGTCTATTTTATTTTGAGACATCGTGTATTTCCTGGTCGTATTGACCTAACAGCAATTCTATTAGCACTTTTAGGAACTTTCCTTTTGTTAACGAACGGTTCAATTAAGAATTTCGCCGTTTCCAATATCTCTGTCGCATGGGGAATATTGTCCGGTATAGCCCTTGCTTTTTATACAATATATCCCGTTCGATTACTAAAAAAATGGGGTTCAATAGTCGTTGTTGGATGGGGAATGATTATAGGAGGAATTGGATTGAGTTTTATTCATCCCCCTTGGAAAATAGAAATTCAAGATTGGTCTATACATACACTTTCACTCATTAGCTTTGTCATTATTTTTGGAACGTTGATTGCATTTTTTCTTTATTTGGAAAGCCTTCGTTTTATTACCCCGAAAGAAACAAGTCTACTAAGCTGCACAGAACCGCTCGTCGCTGTTATTTCAGCAATTATATGGCTTCATGTTTCTTTTGGAGTGTTTCAAGCATTTGGCGCCCTGTGCGTGATGGCAATGGTAATTATCTTATCCTTTAAATCAAATGAACCTCAAAAAAAATTAACCGTCATTGAAGATGGAAGGCAATTCCAACGCAAACAAGCCTAAAAAAATGTTTCCACTTTTTCGGATTCGTGTTAAAATTTTAATAAATTAAATAATTCGCAACACTAGGGGAGCCTTTTAAAGGCTGAGATTGAACTTCGGTTCTAAACCCTTTGAACCTGATCTGGATTATACCAGCGTAGGGAAGTGGAGACTATTTTTTAGACTAGGGTATTTTTATGTACTTTAACCACTCTTTATGCTGGAGAGTGGTTTTTGTTTTGCCAAGTTTACGTCCAAGGGCAGGTGTGGACGATGGAAAAAGAAATTCATGTCATTTCGAACGGTATACAGAAAACCGATCAGTTTGTGAAGATAGCTTCTGAGATTCATCCGTATGTTACCGCCATTCACATTCGCGAAAAAACTGCAACAGCCAAAGAGGTCTATACCATCATTAAGGCAATGATCGATCAAGGAATCCCGTCCGGAAAAGTAGTTGTAAATGACCGTGCAGACGTTGCAAGAGCAGTTCATGCACAGGGTGTTCAACTAACATACCAAAGCCTTGATGTACAACTTGTTAAAACGAGTTTTCCGGAATTGCGCATCGGGAAATCGGTTCACTCGATACAAGAAGCTGTTGAAGCTGAAGAGCAGGGAGCAGATTACCTTTTGTACGGACATATTTTCTCCACTTCTTCAAAGCCTGGATTGGCCCCAAGAGGTCTAGGTTCATTGCGGCAAATAGTAAAGGAGGTGGCAATTCCGGTAATCGCGATAGGAGGTATAGTACCTAATAATGCGAAAGAAGTTTTGTCGACAGGTGCGGCCGGCATTGCCGTCATGTCATTAATATGGGAAGCTCATTCACCGTTAGAAGCAATAAAAGAATTATATACGTTTGTAAATGGAAAGAGGGTTTCAAATGACAACCAGTTATGACGTTATTATTGTCGGAGGCGGAGTGATTGGCAGTTCAATAGCCTTTCATTTGGCAAAAAAGAAACGAAAGGTCCTGTTAGTCGAAAAAGACCGGATTGGATGCGAGGCATCAAGCGCGGCAGCGGGAATGCTTGGTGCACAGGCGGAAATAACAGAAGCCGGTCCTTTTTATGACATGGCGCAAAAGAGCAGAAGTCTGTTTCCTGCCATAGCAGAGGAATTAAAAGAATGTTCCGGTATTGATGTTCATCTAGTAAATAAAGGGTTATTAAAGGTAGCTAGATCAGAAGACGAAGGAAACGAGTTAAAGAGACTCAAATCATTCTACCAGAAGCAAGGACAAAGAGCCGAATGGTTGTCTGATGCAGAGCTGCTTGAAAGAGAACCGAACCTTTCCCGTGATCTTATAGGCGCTATGTATCTGCCGGATGATGGACATGTGCTTGCTCCGGAATTAACTTCTGCTTTTGCGAGGGCAGCCTCCATTTTAGGTGTGAGTTTACGAGAGTACACAACAACAACAGGAATCATTATTCAAAAAGACCGGATTATTGGCGTTGAAACGAATGGCGGTAATTTTTACAGTGATACGGTAGTAGTGGCATCAGGTGTCTGGTCAGGAACCTTGCTGCAGCAAACCGGTCTTCATCTTCCGTTATATCCTGTGAAAGGGGAATGTTTTTCTTTACTGTATCCGGCAGCACCGATTACTGCTACCGTTATTTCGGAAGGATGCTACATTGTGCCAAAACAACGGGGCCGTCTTATCGTTGGCGCTACTATGGCAGAAGGACAATACGATAAAAAGGTGACTCTAAAAGGAATTCGAGACCTTTTAACAAAGGCAGAAACGATATTACCGAACATTGTAGAGGGCGAATGGGAAAAAGCTTGGACAGGCCTTCGTCCCCAAACTCCTGATGGATTGCCTTATATGGGCAAGCATCCTGAAATTGAAGGGCTATTTATTGCTGCGGGCCATTTTCGCAACGGAATATTGCTTAGCCCGATCACAGGACAGTGGATGACAGAGCTGATCGAAGGCGATCGGCAGGAAGAGACGTTGCAGCCGTTTCGGGTAGACCGGTTTTCAAAAACGCTGATAGCGAGGTGACAAAATGAAGCTCATTATAAACGGAGATGTAGTCGAACTGTCTAATGAAGTACGTACGATTCAGGATTTGTTGGCTCACTTCAACTTGCAAGACAAAGGAGCCATTGTTGAACTGAATCGGGAAATTCTTGAGAAAAGTGCACATGCAGAAGCATATTTGTCAGATGGCGATAAAATAGAAATTGTTCATTTTGTGGGAGGCGGTTAACATGTTAAAAATTGGTCCTTATCAGTTTGAATCGAGGTTGCTGCTTGGAACAGGGAAGTTTCCTGATTTTGATGTACAGAAAGAGGCGGTAAAAGTATCAGGTGCTGAAATTCTAACATTTGCGGTTCGCCGTATGAATATTTATGAGCCGAACCAGCCGAACTTTTTGGAAAAGCTGGAAGTTGCAAATTTTACTTTGCTGCCGAATACGGCAGGAGCAAAAACGGCGGAAGAAGCGGTAAGAATTGCAAAACTGGCAAAGGCGTCCGGTTTGTGTGATATGATAAAAGTAGAAGTTATTGGTGATGATAAAACACTTCTTCCGGATCCGATTGAAACGTTAAAGGCATCTGAAATGCTTCTGGAGGAAGGATTTATCGTTCTCCCTTACACTTCTGATGATGTAATATTAGCAAGAAAATTGCAGGAGCTTGGCGTGCATGCCATTATGCCCGGAGCTTCACCGATTGGTTCCGGTCAAGGAATTGTGAATCCGTTAAATTTAAGCCTGATTATCGAGCAAGCAGCTGTACCTGTCATTGTTGATGCAGGAATCGGTTCGCCGTCAGATGCGGCTCTCGCAATGGAGATGGGTGCAGATGGTGTTCTATTGAATACTGCTGTATCGGGTGCCAAAGATCCGGTGAAAATGGCTCTTGCAATGAAGCTGGCCATTGAAGCAGGACGAATGGGATATGAAGCAGGCAGAATTCCGAAAAAAAGGTATGCAACCGCCTCGAGCCCGCTGGAGGGAATGATCGTTTAATGAGCGAGCGGTATTCCAGGCAAGAATTATTTGCCGGAATTCAAAAAGAAGGACAGAAAAAGCTTTCGTCTAAACATGTATTGATCATCGGCGCCGGCGCTCTCGGTACCGGCAACGCTGAAATACTGGCACGTGCAGGTGTCGGGAGAATAACGATCGTTGACCGCGACTATGTTGAGTGGAGCAATCTTCAACGACAACAGCTTTTCAGCGAAAAAGACGCGGAAAATCGAATGCCGAAAGCAATTGCGGCAAGGGAGCGGCTTCTGCAGATCAACTCGGACGTTCAGATCGAATCGTATATTATGGACGTAGGCATTCAAGAAATAGAAGAATTAACTGAAGATGTTGATCTTATTCTTGATGCTACTGATAACTTTGATATACGCCTGTTAATTAATGACATTTCACAAAAACGAAAGATTCCTTGGATATATGGAGCATGCGTCGGCAGTTATGGTTTAAGCTATACAATCATACCCGGAAAAACGCCATGTTTAGGCTGTCTTCTTGAAAGTGTTCCTATGGGTGGAGCAACTTGCGACACAGCGGGAATTATCGCACCTGCTGTGCAAATGGTTGTAGTCCATCAAACGTCAGAAGCGTTAAAAATTTTAGTAGAGGACATAAAAGCATTACGGAATACGCTCGTTTCGTTTGATCTTTGGAACAATCATTATGTGGCGATGAATGTTGATAAAATGAAAAAAGCAGATTGTCCTTCGTGCGGAGAAGCTCCCATCTATCCGTATTTGCAACCTGAAAACCAAATGAAAACAGCGGTTCTTTGCGGAAGGAATACGGTGCAAATCAGGCCCGCAGAACGAATTGAAAGAGATTTGAATCAGTTGGCAGAAACTCTTTCCCGTTCAGGCGGAAAGGTTGAGAAGAATCCATACCTTGTTTCGTTTATACAAGGCGATCACCGTCTAGTCGTTTTTAAAGACGGGAGAGTGCTTGTCCACGGTACAAAAGATATTGCAGAGGCGAAAAGCTTGTATCATCGCTTTATTGGATAGACAAATTTAAAACAAAATAAACAGTTAAGCCCCGGATCGAAGGAATATCAGATATAATTCTGGTTTATCCTCCGGTCTTTTTTTTAAGCTGATGTAATCATTAATTTTAAAAATTTTCAAAAAGAACCTTAGTTAAAATAAAAAACTGAAACCATTGAAACTAGCCCACAAAAGTAATAAGATTTTTCATCAATAGAAGGAGAATGAAATAGTGAGTACAAAATATGTTATCGGTGTTGACATTGGAACAACAAGCACAAAATCAGTTCTGTTTCAAGTTGATGGCACAGTTATATCAAGTTCTTCAGTTGAATATCCACTGTTATCGCCTGCTCCTGATGCTGCAGAGCAAGATCCGGAAGAAATTTTCCAAGCTGTGATCAAATCCATTAAGCAAACGATACAATCAAGTCATGTGGCCCCAACTGATATTCTATGTGTATCTTTTAGTTCCGCTATGCATAGTGTCATTGCAGTGGACAAAAAGGGAAGGCCATTAACGAAATGCATCACATGGGCGGATAATAGAAGTTCCATGTGGGCTGAAAAAATAAAAAATGAGATGAACGGACACCAAATCTATCTCCGTACGGGAACGCCGATTCATCCGATGTCCCCATTTTCAAAGCTAACTTGGCTTCGACATGAGCATCAAGAACTTTTTTCAAGAAGTTATAAATTTATTTCTATGAAAGAATATGTCTTTTATAAACTTTTTAAGAAATATATTATTGATTATTCCATTGCTTCCGCTACCGGGATGTTTAACCTGACTTCTTTAAAATGGGATGAGGAAGCACTGGCTGTTGCCGGTGTTACAGAGAAACAGCTTTCTGAGCCCGTTCCAACTACATATCGTTTGACAGGAATGGACGAAACATTTGCAAGAGAAATGAATTTGCCAACAGATATTCCTTTTGTTGCAGGAGCCGGTGACGGAGTATTGTCAAATTTAGGTGTCAATGCGATAGAGCCTGGAGCAGTGGCTGTCACCCTTGGAACAAGCGGGGCCATTCGGACGGTAACGGATCGGCCAGTAACAGACCCACAAGGAAGGATCTTTTGTTATGCTTTAACGGAAGATCATTGGGTGATTGGCGGACCGGTTAATAATGGAGGTATGATTTTTAGATGGGTTCGCGACCAGCTCTGTTCTTCTGAAATGGAGACTGCATTACGTTTGGGAAAAGATCCGTATGAAGTTCTTACTGAAATGGCAGCAAGAGTTAAACACGGTTCGGACGGTTTATTATTCCATCCATATTTAGCGGGGGAAAGAGCTCCTTTATGGGATGCAAACGCACGAGGGTCTTTTTTTGGATTAGGCTTGTATCATAAAAAAGAGCACCTGATTCGGGCTGTTATGGAAGGTGTAATCTTCAATTTATATACGGTTCTTATTGCCATAAAAGAACGAATCGGAGAGCCTGAGAAGATTCAAGCAACCGGCGGCTTTGCAAGGTCAGAACTATGGAGACAAATGATGGCAGACATCTTTAACCGGGAAGTCTATGTACCCGAAAGTTTCGAAAGCTCATGTCTGGGAGCGGCTATCATTGGCTTATACAGTCTCGGTGAAGTAAATACATTAAATGTCGTTTCTGATATGGTAGGAGCTATTTACCACCATCGACCGAATAAAGAAAATGCCGCAATCTATCAAGAGCTAATTCCTATCTATATACGACTTTCTCAACTTTTAAGAGAAGAATATGAAAGCATTGCTGCTTTCCAAAGGAAATGGATTTAAATCATGGAATTGAAAAGTTAAATTGAATTTTTGCTTGCACTTTTCTTTTGAAAATTTTTAATACCCGTCTTTCGCTTGTTTTTGGCAATAACAAAGCGCCTGTACTATCATTGTCGAAAAATAGGCCGTCTGCTTTTGACAATTTCCGCTCCTATTTCCCGGGAAAATGTAAGAGACCCAAGCAATTTTCCAATCTTTAATCAAACGTTTGATTAATAACTTGTATGTCACATTTTGTAAAAAATAAGAGCGATAAAAAGGATATTGGGATTTATGGAGCGGCCGTCCGGGAAAAACTCAGCTTGGAAGAGTACTAGTATGTGGTGTTTGTGGCAGAGGTTCGAATCTTGGCATTTTCAAAGAGACTGTCTCATAAGGGTCAGACCCTTAAGAGACAGTCTTTTTTTGTTTAATTAATGAAATATGATGTACAAAAATATAAATTCTTTGAAATGAAGCTAATTGCGGTTACGATTTTGATTCATCCGTTCATCACAATTGTCCCGATTGCCTCCTATGTAGGTGCGGAGTTGCTGGTTGCAACATTAATTGCTTTACTTGTTTGTTTAATCCCGACAACGATTGGAGGGCTGCTTTCGGCTATCGGCATCGCGGGAATGGATCGTGTCACGAAATTTAATGTCATCGCAAAGTCAGGGAAGGCAGTAGAAGCAGCTGGAGATATTAATACCATCATTCTTGATAAGACAGGAACGATTACACATGGGAACCGAATGGCGTCATCTTTTATCCCGGTAAAAAATTCTTCCCAGGAAGAGTTGAACCGGGTTGTTCTTCATAGTTCTCTCCATGATGAAACGCCTGAAGGAAGTTCCGTTATTGAATTAGCGAAGAATTTAGGTGTTCCCGAAAGTGAATTTAAAACGACCGGGTCAGAGGGAGTGGAATTTAGGGCGGAAACCAGAATGAGTGGAACAGATTTTGCTGATGGCCGTAAAGTTCGAAAAGGTGCTGTAGACGCGATTAAAGAATATCCCTGGAACATGGCGGTACTGTTCCGGTCGATCTGGAGGAAAAAGCGGAACAAATTGCAATGGAAGGCGGTACTCCGCTTGCCGTAGCAGACGGAAATTGCTTGTTAGGGTTAATTTATTTAAAAGATACTGTAAAACCGGGAATGAGAAAACGGTTTGACGAATTAAGAAAAATGGGGATCAAAACAATCATGTGTACGGGGGATAACCCTCTGACGGCAGCCACCATTGCCAAAGAGGCGGGTGTGGATGACTTTATCGCAGAAGCAAAGCCGGAAGATAAAATAGTAATCATTCGCAAAGAACAAGCCGAAGGGAAGCTTGTCGCAATGACAGGCGACGGAACGAACGATGCCCCTGCGCTAGCACAGGCGGATGTCGGTCTTGCCATGAATAGCGGTACGATTGCTGCCAAGGAAGTAGCAAACATGGTAGATCTCGATTCTGATCCGACCAAGATTATTGAAGTTGTAGCGATTGGAAAACAGCTTTTAATGACAAGAGGAGCCTTAACTACGTTCAGTATTGCAAATGATGTAGCGAAATATTTTGCCATAATTCCGGCAATGTTTATGATGGCGATTCCGCAAATGAAGGCGCTTAACATTATGAATTTGGCAACACCTGAAAGTGCGATCCTTTCAGCGCTTATCTTTAACGCCGTGATTATTCCTTTGTTAATTCCGCTGGCCATGAAGGGTGTTAAGTATGTTCCGATGAGTGCAACGAAATTATTAAACCGCAATTTGTTTATTTATGGTATGGGCGGGGTGCTGGCGCCGTTTGTTGGCATCAAACTGATTGATATGCTATTAAGTTTGTTTATTTAAAAAATTAAAGTTAAAGTGGTGACGAAAAAATGCTAAAAGCTTTAAGAATCAGCCTTGTATTGTTAGTCGTTTGCGGTTTAGCCTATCCACTCATTGTTACAGGCATTGCGAATCTGATAATGCCCGCAAAGGCAGAAGGAAGCTTAATTGAACGAGATGGGAAAGTGGTTGGTTCAGAACTGATCGGCCAGATGTTTAAAGATCCAAAATATTTCAGCGGCCGCGTTTCTTCTATATGAATATGATGCTGCCGGATCGGGTTCAAACAACTATGCCCCTTCCAATAAAGAATGGATTGAACGGACAAAGAAAGATATAGAGGCGTTCCTCGCTGCCAACCCTGAAGTGAAAAAAGAAGATATTCCGGCAGATTTATTAACAAACTCTGCTTCGGGCCTTGATCCGCATATTTCTCCGTTAGCAGCGGAAATTCAAGTTCCGCGAATTGCCAAGATAAGAGGAGTAGATGAAGAGGAACTTTATAAATTAGTTAAGGAACATACGGAAGGGCGCCAATTAGGTATTTTCGGTGAACCTAGAGTCAACGTTTTAAAATTAAACATGGCTCTTGACGAATTGAAATAGGTTTGAAAAGGAGAGTGAGTTACTCTCCTTTTTCTGATGGGTACGGTGAGTAATGAATCATATATGTAGCATAAAAGCTCTTTCTGCTCATTCAGAAGGACGAAACACAATATTTTATTCAAAATTCTTCTTTGCAAGATCTTTTCTGTTAGAAGCAAGCGGGGGCTGTTCCAGCCATTTGTTTTTAATCATGATATTCGCTCCATCCTCAGAATAAAACTGAATTTCCACTAACATTTTGTTATACATGACCCCTAAATCTAATCTGGGACTTTGGGAAATTGCAGTGCCATAAAATCCTAACCCGATAGAGATTAAAGTAGAAACAAAATACATCATTAATTTTTCAGAAAAAACATAGGCAGTGGTATTTGTTACCTCTGCTTCCAATGGTACAGAAACAGGAAGGTGTTCTTGTTTTAATTTTTGATCAAATAATTCAATATGCTTTTGTGCAATTTCGATACCCTTGAGAAAATATTGTGTAACTTCCTTTGATTTAGCTACTTGGCTAAAACCAATTAAAGTTGCAATTCCTAACGCATTCCTTTGAGAATTGGCATAGAGGTTACTTACTTCCAAAGCTGAAAGAGGTCTTTTTTCTCCAAAGAAGTCGATGATAAAGCTTTGCTTCACCACAAAATCAACATGCTCAAGATTTGGGAAATATGGAGACCTGACATACAGACCTTTTTCCAACAACATATTTTTTGACATCTCATACAATTTCATGATCTCTGACATACATTGTTTATAATGATCTGTAATGTCTTGCCTTACTGATAAAGATAGGCTA
The window above is part of the Bacillus methanolicus genome. Proteins encoded here:
- a CDS encoding DMT family transporter, whose protein sequence is MGQDRYKGILMVTFGATLWGLSGTAAQQLFQNYGVPIGWLVTIRLLFSGVALIAIGLLSKDKEKVWAIWKDRKTRLQLLLFGILGLLGVQYTYFASIETGNSAVATLLQYLAPIFITVYFILRHRVFPGRIDLTAILLALLGTFLLLTNGSIKNFAVSNISVAWGILSGIALAFYTIYPVRLLKKWGSIVVVGWGMIIGGIGLSFIHPPWKIEIQDWSIHTLSLISFVIIFGTLIAFFLYLESLRFITPKETSLLSCTEPLVAVISAIIWLHVSFGVFQAFGALCVMAMVIILSFKSNEPQKKLTVIEDGRQFQRKQA
- the tenI gene encoding thiazole tautomerase TenI — encoded protein: MEKEIHVISNGIQKTDQFVKIASEIHPYVTAIHIREKTATAKEVYTIIKAMIDQGIPSGKVVVNDRADVARAVHAQGVQLTYQSLDVQLVKTSFPELRIGKSVHSIQEAVEAEEQGADYLLYGHIFSTSSKPGLAPRGLGSLRQIVKEVAIPVIAIGGIVPNNAKEVLSTGAAGIAVMSLIWEAHSPLEAIKELYTFVNGKRVSNDNQL
- the thiO gene encoding glycine oxidase ThiO, with amino-acid sequence MTTSYDVIIVGGGVIGSSIAFHLAKKKRKVLLVEKDRIGCEASSAAAGMLGAQAEITEAGPFYDMAQKSRSLFPAIAEELKECSGIDVHLVNKGLLKVARSEDEGNELKRLKSFYQKQGQRAEWLSDAELLEREPNLSRDLIGAMYLPDDGHVLAPELTSAFARAASILGVSLREYTTTTGIIIQKDRIIGVETNGGNFYSDTVVVASGVWSGTLLQQTGLHLPLYPVKGECFSLLYPAAPITATVISEGCYIVPKQRGRLIVGATMAEGQYDKKVTLKGIRDLLTKAETILPNIVEGEWEKAWTGLRPQTPDGLPYMGKHPEIEGLFIAAGHFRNGILLSPITGQWMTELIEGDRQEETLQPFRVDRFSKTLIAR
- the thiS gene encoding sulfur carrier protein ThiS, whose amino-acid sequence is MKLIINGDVVELSNEVRTIQDLLAHFNLQDKGAIVELNREILEKSAHAEAYLSDGDKIEIVHFVGGG
- a CDS encoding thiazole synthase, whose amino-acid sequence is MLKIGPYQFESRLLLGTGKFPDFDVQKEAVKVSGAEILTFAVRRMNIYEPNQPNFLEKLEVANFTLLPNTAGAKTAEEAVRIAKLAKASGLCDMIKVEVIGDDKTLLPDPIETLKASEMLLEEGFIVLPYTSDDVILARKLQELGVHAIMPGASPIGSGQGIVNPLNLSLIIEQAAVPVIVDAGIGSPSDAALAMEMGADGVLLNTAVSGAKDPVKMALAMKLAIEAGRMGYEAGRIPKKRYATASSPLEGMIV
- a CDS encoding thiazole biosynthesis adenylyltransferase ThiF, producing MSERYSRQELFAGIQKEGQKKLSSKHVLIIGAGALGTGNAEILARAGVGRITIVDRDYVEWSNLQRQQLFSEKDAENRMPKAIAARERLLQINSDVQIESYIMDVGIQEIEELTEDVDLILDATDNFDIRLLINDISQKRKIPWIYGACVGSYGLSYTIIPGKTPCLGCLLESVPMGGATCDTAGIIAPAVQMVVVHQTSEALKILVEDIKALRNTLVSFDLWNNHYVAMNVDKMKKADCPSCGEAPIYPYLQPENQMKTAVLCGRNTVQIRPAERIERDLNQLAETLSRSGGKVEKNPYLVSFIQGDHRLVVFKDGRVLVHGTKDIAEAKSLYHRFIG
- the gntK gene encoding gluconokinase — protein: MVSTKYVIGVDIGTTSTKSVLFQVDGTVISSSSVEYPLLSPAPDAAEQDPEEIFQAVIKSIKQTIQSSHVAPTDILCVSFSSAMHSVIAVDKKGRPLTKCITWADNRSSMWAEKIKNEMNGHQIYLRTGTPIHPMSPFSKLTWLRHEHQELFSRSYKFISMKEYVFYKLFKKYIIDYSIASATGMFNLTSLKWDEEALAVAGVTEKQLSEPVPTTYRLTGMDETFAREMNLPTDIPFVAGAGDGVLSNLGVNAIEPGAVAVTLGTSGAIRTVTDRPVTDPQGRIFCYALTEDHWVIGGPVNNGGMIFRWVRDQLCSSEMETALRLGKDPYEVLTEMAARVKHGSDGLLFHPYLAGERAPLWDANARGSFFGLGLYHKKEHLIRAVMEGVIFNLYTVLIAIKERIGEPEKIQATGGFARSELWRQMMADIFNREVYVPESFESSCLGAAIIGLYSLGEVNTLNVVSDMVGAIYHHRPNKENAAIYQELIPIYIRLSQLLREEYESIAAFQRKWI
- a CDS encoding DUF3231 family protein, whose protein sequence is MQQEKQIRLTSAEIAQLWSQYLNDSAIMCMLSYFLEKVEDGEIKPIIEYALQLSNTHLQKISEMLTEEKNIVPQGFRQEDNVDVTAPRLFSDTYVLHLIHQMSKIGLTAYANSLSLSVRQDITDHYKQCMSEIMKLYEMSKNMLLEKGLYVRSPYFPNLEHVDFVVKQSFIIDFFGEKRPLSALEVSNLYANSQRNALGIATLIGFSQVAKSKEVTQYFLKGIEIAQKHIELFDQKLKQEHLPVSVPLEAEVTNTTAYVFSEKLMMYFVSTLISIGLGFYGTAISQSPRLDLGVMYNKMLVEIQFYSEDGANIMIKNKWLEQPPLASNRKDLAKKNFE